A window of Phragmites australis chromosome 2, lpPhrAust1.1, whole genome shotgun sequence genomic DNA:
CAAGTTCCACTGCTCGTTTGTTTAACGTTCTCTTTGTGTTCAGTATGGCAGAAACTCGAAGAAGAAAATTCTGAGTTCTTTCGGGCTTACTATATAAGGTTGAAATTGAAAAGGCAGATTATCTTGTTCAACCATTTATTACAACACCAGTATAATGTGATGAAATATCCAGCACCTCCAAATGCTCCATTGACTCCAATACAAAATGGAATTCATCATATGCCAGGTATGTCTGTGTCTATAAGTCTATTTCTGGAAAGTGACTAAATAAATACGCTCAGTTTGGAATTTTTATTATCACGTTTTCCTTAGCTTTAATGTACCATCTTTACCTTCAACTTGAAATGTGGACCTTCCCTGTTGGATGATCTCCTCATCTTTCCTGTGATTCTAGGGTGAAAATATTAGTCTCGTTTGTTGGGGCCAACATTGGCTCAATGTAGGTGATAGTCATGGTACTGTGGTTTGATTATGCGTTTGGCTTGCATTGCAGAGAAATAAATATTTACTGTTCAGTGACTGGTGTATGAATCTTAGTTTGTTAAAGTCGTATTCATCTCAAATTAATTCTCTTGAAGTATAGCATCCCTGCTTAACATATTTGCATGTGAGTTTTGTGGAATTTCTCTTTCATCTTGTCAGCTGTGTTAACAAAATATAGTTTTCTACACCAATGCACTGTTTTATagttactttttatttttttagcatgGTTTAGCCATAGTTCAAGTGCAGCTTCAATCATTGACTGATAAATACACATGTAGAAAAGTATCGTTGCCATTCTTATTTAATGCAAACCTGGTTCCAGTGCAGTTACCAATTTCCCAATGGGGTATCCAGTACTTCAACAGCCTATCATGCCTGCTCCGGGACAGGCTCACATTGATCCAGTGGCCTGTGGTCTGTCCAGCGGTCGTGTAGTGAATGGGATCCCTGCATCAGGTGGCTACCATCCAGTTAGAATGAACTCTGTAAATGAGTAAGTATTACAACTATCTCAGTTATTGTTTCCTTCAGGCTGTCATATCTGTTCAATCACGTTTGAGTATATCTTGGTCTAGTGAATCATATTATTTTTCTCCATATTGGAAGATTGGAACATCTTATTCTTACAAGTGGTACTTCTGGTTACCCAATAGTTAAAGCATGTCCTGTATTTACACATACTGAAATAAAAGGCATACACATTTTCAAAGCTTACTGTAGAAGTGTTTAGTTTATAATTTGTTAGTATGACTATGACACAATCAAACTGTTACATGATACATGTCTACTACACTGTTTGCACTTCGAAGTAATGTCACAGGTTGCTGATCCATTGATTTGTTGACTTGGCGACACCATCTCCTTGtccaattttattttcttccacCATCCAAAAGTTTCTTATTAGACTGCTTGTCCTATTTATTATTTTGCTATCCCATGGCTCCAGTTTCCGTTATACTGTTGTTGCTGCATATGTAGAATTTTGGCTTTGTTGTCCAATGAACTTTCAGAATTCATTTCTACAGTtggtcctttctttcttttgttcttttctttctggTGCTCTATTCACGTTCATGAATCTTATTATGCTACTTGGATGTTGCTGAAGCATGGTTGTGGACAATGGTGTGCCTGAAGCACCTCATGCTGGTGCTACCTGCAGTGCTATGTCATCAGAGATGGCTGTGAGTCCCTCATCAGCTGCATCAAGCAACCATGCTCCTTTTACGCCATCGGAGATACCAGGGATGACCATGGATGCATCAGCCCTAGATTCGGCGTTTGGATCTGATGTAGGGAATATTGGATCTCTGCAATTAGGACCGGATGGGTCATCAAGAGACTCCATCAGATCCTTAGGGCAGCTATGGAATTTCAGCCTTTCTGATCTAACAGCAGATTTGACAAGCTTGGGAGGTAATCCCTTGTTTGAGAACACTTATGTATATTTCTTTTGTTAATCAGCACATCCATCATTGAAGTCCAAACTTAGCATTATTGATCTACTTAGACTCAAAACTAAAAGATATAATTTACTTTTATTGGCTACTTTTGTGCTGCTGGTTGCAGTAAAGAAATACAGTAGTACATTTGTCCATTGAGAAAACGAGGAGTAAAACAGCAATAGGCTGTAATAGTTGAAATTATAGTGTTACTCGTGTAGTAAGATTTTTTGTGTGCGCGTGTGTATTCTTTACTGATCATCAAAATCACTGTTGCTTTCCACATCAGACTTGGAAGCTCTTGAGAACTACACAGGCACCCCTTTCCTGCCTTCAGATCCGGACATCTTGCTTGATTCCCCAGATCAGGATGATATAGGTAACTTGAAATCTCCTTGTGATGTATTTCGTTCATGAAGTACAATGTAACATTTTTACTGACTCGTCAATTTGAATGTTGAATATTTTTCCAGTTGAGTATTTTGCTGATGCCATCAATGGATCTCAATCGGATGAAGAGAAATCATAGTGAACAACTGAACATAGTATAATAGTCCCATTCAGGCTCAGGCAGGGGTGTCATCTCATTTAGTTTAAATTTGCTGCAAATCTAATGGTGTATTCGCACACAGGTGAGGTAATTCCGTAATTGCCTTTGCCACTAAGGAATTTTGTAGTTGTTAATCCTAATTCTTTTGAATAAAGAGTTGATGTGGCCTTCACCTGAGAGAAGTTGCTGGCCACGAATGATGAAAAGTTTACAGTTGGTGCCTAACCTCAGGAACCCTTTGTATTTGCTACCGAAGTAAACAGTTCATGTGGGGTCGCTCCTTCTTTTGCTTCTTCGGTTGTCTTGCACAGCCAATGGTCCAACGCAAAAATATAGCTTCTGGTTTGGACAGATGTGTCAGCACTTTACACGGGTTTTCAGCTGAAATTTGACATGTTTCATGTAAAATTCTAGGCAAAATGCTGTACGTTTACCAAATGCGTGTTATGTATTGAACATGCAACGGTGATCTGGCTGGAGTTGTGGTTGGAGAGCTGGAAGGAGGTGTAGTGCAAGTTTGGGAGTTGCAAGGTTCTAGGTGCCATCTCCATGCTGCAACTTTACATGCTTACAAGCTAATCAAAACAGTAATACCAGACAAAACGATCAAAAATACTTTCCCTTCAGATTGAGAAGTGGGGACGTATCTGTTCTGCATGCTTCAGCGTCATCAGAGACTACATTTGTGGCATCGATCAGAGACGACATTCGTGAGATTTTGCTGCAGGGCGAGTTTGGTCTTGGCGTTTGAGGTTCCTGAAACTAAGGAAACAGACGACGAGATGGGCGTCCGTTTACGGCGCGGGGGAGGGCGCTAGAGTACGCGTGAACGTCGGCGTGCGCGTCGTCGCATGGATTGCCTTTGTCTTGCCGCGGAAATCATGGGCTGACACGGGGCTCCGGAAAGTGCCCCGTTCACCGCGAAGATCCAAGGATCATCCAGACAACGAACGGGCTGCGAATTAAGGCGATGATCGTTTGGAACGCTCAGCTCGCGCAGAAATCAGGGCGTTTTGGTTTGTCCGAGGCACCAGCGTGAAGGGGCTGATTAGTTACCCGCATGAGATGATTTGGTCTTAcggatacatataattttaatgaAAAGCGTGTTTGATTGTTCGTATATATGATTTCAGTCTAGTTTGGTGTATGTAAGTATACGTTTGTAGCTTGGTTCTGGAAGAAAACTCGATTCAAGTTTCTCTCTGTAGCCTAACtcaacaaattcaaatttctgtATCTGCTTATGCAGATAGACTCACGGTTAATGTTACGAAATCACTTTTATGTAAGCAAATAattacaatctcaactcttTCATCAATTCATACAGTCTCAAATtcgatcaaccaaacagaaatttAGCCCAATCCATCTAGATAGATACAAccaactaaatatttttctttccaacaaatatgactccacTCAGTATGTTTTTCTCATATTGTATATACAATCCACACGGGCGATGCGCCATGAATGCAAAGTGCTCGATCTCAACTTGCCACTTAGCTTAGTCTGTTCAAACAAATACCACCaactaaatatatattttttcaataaatatgattcaAGTCAGTATAATTTTTTCTCAGATTACCTATACAATCCACGCGGACCAGGCACCATGCCTTGCAGGTTGGCTTGCAGCTTCAGCAGAACGCGCTGAGAGATTGTGCAACGGCAGTTTCAACTTCCAGGTGGAGTACTGGCAACCTGACATTAGAACTTCTGCACTGATTCTCAGATGATTGTTGCAAATAATTTCTCACGTACCACTAGTTAAAACTTAaactttttaatatattattagGCTCACATGTCATAAATTATGATGAATACATATGTCATAGACACACGATAATATATCGAAAATTTATGAGTTTCTATAGTAGCATATAAGAAATTGTCGCTTGTTGCAAATATATATGGTGGTATGGGTTTCTTACTACTTGTCCCACCAAGAGCGTTTGGTGCGTGCACCATCTGTGACAGATGGACGCAGAGAGGATAAAC
This region includes:
- the LOC133892793 gene encoding uncharacterized protein LOC133892793, with translation MKDSQDIQSTTELQSSAQGTNEVQSQQPMATDAPAGDSGSLSVASNDNKKVSREDIELVQNLIERCLQLYMNKGEVVRTLSTRARIEPGFTTLVWQKLEEENSEFFRAYYIRLKLKRQIILFNHLLQHQYNVMKYPAPPNAPLTPIQNGIHHMPVTNFPMGYPVLQQPIMPAPGQAHIDPVACGLSSGRVVNGIPASGGYHPVRMNSVNDMVVDNGVPEAPHAGATCSAMSSEMAVSPSSAASSNHAPFTPSEIPGMTMDASALDSAFGSDVGNIGSLQLGPDGSSRDSIRSLGQLWNFSLSDLTADLTSLGDLEALENYTGTPFLPSDPDILLDSPDQDDIVEYFADAINGSQSDEEKS